A genomic segment from Nematostella vectensis chromosome 6, jaNemVect1.1, whole genome shotgun sequence encodes:
- the LOC5507352 gene encoding caprin-1-like yields MPSASSKPSDSQALMDSSDIAKSGLLLVEKKVRNLEKRKLKLDGYKKQMDSGQELNADQKAAIANLDVVEMNLDMAKDLLKQFQQMHSEYQRQQKKQARRDQVAQQQAQHNADVLKVNEVLELQHLMDSLSEDVRTDFLNGTNGAVVVTEDQFVQIDEFYKLITPDEESDVPVAKQLRTASEHIVKLLDHNNSAVVGTTYKDLCQMIENIKKCGYFESGKTAPEDEPAPVQKPQESSGESTPNGDLSGSAEDLSQVDQQAEAEQREPAQAEVAAPVVQPVPVQPPVDDVSSFTANEHGLNFLVESEVEAKAGQAGGQAQAPSGSEWAEQPNGDHNGSHAEEEGSNDGFTQMRGGGRGGFRGNRGGFRGGNERGQRRGGRGGHGPPRSGGGFSGPRGGGQQQDGYRRGGGSAGRGGRGGGPRGVPRGGGGGRRGGGAPPQQ; encoded by the exons ATGCCAAGCGCTTCATCCAAACCTTCCGACTCGCAAGCACTCATGGACAGCAGTGACATTGCTAAATCGGGTCTTCTCCTTGTGGAGAAGAAAGTACGAAACCTCGAGAAGCGAAAG CTTAAGCTCGATGGATACAAGAAGCAGATGGACAGTGGCCAGGAGTTAAATGCCGATCAAAAG GCTGCGATTGCAAACCTTGATGTGGTTGAGATGAATCTGGACATGGCTAAGGACCTCTTGAAACAGTTTCAACAGATGCATTCAGAG TACCAGCGTCAGCAAAAGAAGCAGGCCCGGCGTGACCAGGTTGCCCAACAGCAGGCACAGCACAACGCTGATGTGCTGAAGGTGAATGAGGTGCTTGAGCTGCAACACCTTATGGACAGCCTGTCGGAAGATGTGAGAACTGACTTTCTGAATGGCACCAATGGAGCAGTG GTTGTTACAGAAGATCAGTTTGTTCAGATTGATGAGTTTTACAAGCTGATTACACCGGATGAGGAGTCAGATGTGCCGGTAGCCAAGCAACTCAGGACTGCTAGTGAACACATTGTCAAGCTGTTGGACCATAACAACAGTGCTGTTGTTGGTACAACCT ACAAGGACCTCTGTCagatgattgaaaatatcaagAAGTGTGGTTACTTTGAGTCAGGGAAAACTGCACCTGAAGATGAACCAGCCCCGGTACAGAAACCACAGGAGAGCAGTGGGGAGAGTACACCTAATGGAGACTTGTCGGGCAGTGCCGAGGATCTGTCTCAGGTGGACCAACAG GCTGAAGCAGAACAGAGAGAACCAGCCCAAGCTGAAGTAGCTGCACCTGTAGTACAGCCTGTCCCTGTGCAGCCTCCTGTTGATGACGTCTCATCATTCACTGCTAATGAACATGGGCTGAACTTCTTGGTTGAGTCTGAAGTGGAAGCCAAGGCTGGACAAGCCGGGGGGCAGGCACAAGCTCCAAGTGGTAGTGAGTGGGCAGAACAGCCAAATGGTGATCACAATGGCAGTCACGCTG AAGAGGAAGGCAGCAATGATGGCTTCACTCAGATGAGAGGCGGCGGTCGAGGAGGTTTCCGTGGAAACAGAGGAGGGTTTAGAGGGGGTAATGAAAGGGGACAAAGACGAGGAGGGCGTGGCGGCCATGGCCCACCCCGTAGTGGTGGAGGGTTTAGCGGCCCACGTGGAGGTGGGCAGCAACAG GATGGTTACCGTCGAGGAGGAGGCAGTGCCGGCCGAGGAGGCCGAGGAGGTGGTCCCAGGGGAGTCCCCAGGGGTGGCGGTGGTGGGCGCCGGGGAGGTGGAGCCCCACCGCAGCAGTGA